Proteins encoded within one genomic window of Porphyromonadaceae bacterium W3.11:
- a CDS encoding TolC family protein, translating to MSIMKHTKRRRIVTSTLLLFLTFYSSYAQNEIYTYEDCISYALEHSTKIHLSMAQDHINTANYRDAIGRLLPNISASTSANISYGRGIDPTTNTYTNTSSFRNGYGIEAQLLIFDGLYSVFNIKRERLEQIAGRESMKQTEQDVRMSTIEAYYNLLYTKELKRLAIEHLTNSEHQRKQVEKMYDLGMKARQDVSEMKALAAADRLKLAQQSNQYEMAMLQLKAIMNYPIDQELIINDSLRYTDVTPTLLQADEVYAIALHKLPKALIAEEKLMSSKAAYKSIIGTFFPRINLFAGVNTSYSFYMDGTPHEAFRDQIKNRYGAYVGATLSFDIFTGLKKSNSLRRAKAEYYAEENRRDETRNEIYKDIQEAILNLNASVEEFNAATEQAHHLKEVFDAALKNYSVGNISSVELSITATRAKDAEIEVARKLTIYLIQKEWLAYYIQ from the coding sequence ATGAGTATCATGAAGCATACAAAAAGACGACGTATCGTGACCAGCACCTTATTGCTATTTCTCACTTTCTATTCGTCATATGCACAGAACGAAATATATACATATGAGGATTGTATATCGTACGCACTAGAGCATAGTACGAAAATACATCTCTCTATGGCTCAAGATCACATTAACACGGCAAATTATAGAGATGCTATCGGACGATTATTGCCAAATATATCCGCAAGCACCTCAGCAAATATAAGTTATGGGCGTGGGATTGACCCTACCACTAATACGTACACCAATACCAGTTCATTTAGAAATGGCTATGGTATCGAAGCCCAACTATTAATTTTTGATGGTCTATACTCTGTTTTTAATATTAAGAGAGAGCGACTTGAACAGATAGCAGGCAGAGAATCCATGAAGCAAACTGAGCAAGATGTGAGAATGTCGACCATTGAGGCTTATTATAACCTTCTTTACACAAAGGAACTCAAGAGACTAGCGATAGAGCATCTTACCAATAGTGAACACCAAAGAAAACAAGTTGAAAAGATGTATGACCTTGGGATGAAAGCACGTCAAGATGTATCAGAGATGAAAGCTCTTGCTGCGGCTGATAGACTCAAACTGGCACAGCAAAGCAATCAATACGAGATGGCAATGCTGCAACTAAAGGCCATCATGAACTATCCAATAGATCAGGAGCTAATCATCAATGACAGCCTTAGATATACTGATGTTACGCCCACGCTATTACAGGCAGATGAGGTGTATGCTATTGCCTTACACAAACTCCCTAAAGCACTGATTGCAGAAGAAAAACTTATGAGTAGTAAAGCGGCTTACAAAAGTATAATTGGCACCTTCTTTCCCCGCATTAATCTTTTCGCTGGAGTCAATACCAGCTACTCTTTTTATATGGACGGCACACCACATGAAGCCTTCAGAGATCAAATAAAGAATAGATATGGTGCATACGTTGGAGCCACACTTAGCTTTGATATATTCACGGGATTAAAAAAAAGCAACAGTCTAAGACGAGCCAAAGCCGAGTATTATGCAGAAGAAAACAGAAGAGATGAAACTAGGAATGAGATCTACAAAGATATTCAGGAAGCTATTCTCAATCTAAATGCTTCGGTCGAGGAGTTCAACGCTGCGACAGAGCAAGCTCATCACCTAAAAGAGGTCTTTGATGCTGCCCTCAAGAACTATTCCGTAGGTAACATCAGTAGCGTTGAACTTAGTATAACGGCTACTCGTGCTAAGGATGCAGAGATTGAAGTAGCACGAAAGCTGACGATATACCTTATTCAGAAAGAGTGGCTCGCCTATTACATACAATAA
- a CDS encoding S41 family peptidase has protein sequence MKFLRFILAVITCVMVGTSVWAQTISPSWVRYTALSPKGDVIAFSYKGDIFTVPVGGGLASQITSNPAYEKSPVWSPDGETLAFASDREGNFNVYITSKLGGKATRLTYNSRNQVPVAFNGNDKVIYDANIRPDVNMGLFPSGTFSQLYSQDVKGGRPEVFSAWSMVDPSIGADGRILFTDIKGYEDQFRKHHTSSITRDIWMFTPSKDGVGTYKKLTSFNGEDRNALWLPGQKEYLYTSEQDGTLNIYKGSIDGGAPQQLTTFTKHPVRYMSMDDRGNVAFSWNGKLYYMPLGGTPKEVPVSIIADYNDSEVDYKTLTRGATDYELSPNEKEVAIIVRGDVFVTNIEYGTTKRITNTPDQERSLTISPDGRKLVYAAERDGQWNLYMTELVRKDDKLFSYAVDLKETQLTDSELPSFQPVFSPDGKEIAFLRDRSAIYVLNLDTKKERKVMDKKFNYSYSDGDQDFAWSPDGKWIITEYIGVGGWNNKDVAIIKADGSETAHNLTESGYSEGSGRFVMDGNAIVFMSDRAGYRSHGSWGSEYDLYMMFLDQEAYDQFMLDKEEREIFKDDEEKDEDKDSEKKDKKGKKDKKEEAKKVAPLKFELDNRDNRTVRLTRTSGRQSDFVMSSKGDKLYYLAYFDNSTNLYSFDLAEKKTELMLEDVGSGSLELGKDDKTLYLFSYRGAKKIEGKKQTPINFAARFEHQAAKEREYIFDHVVKQTENKFYDKNMHGVDWQGYAKAYREFLPHINNNYDFAELLSELLGELNASHTGARYSGSSAKLATASLGLFYDESYQGEGVKIAEVMKGGPMDKAKSIAKPGVIILKVNGEVIAEDKPLEFYLNGMVNRWVQLTLKDTNGKEVEELVRPISVGGENNLLYRRWVAQREEMVQKWSDGKIAYVHVRGMDSGSFRSVFKDLLGKYRHCDAVIVDTRFNGGGWLHEDLVILLTGKEYSRFTPRGQYIGSDPFGQWNKPSAVLMSEGNYSNAHGFPWVYKTLGIGKLIGAPVPGTMTAVWWETQVDPSIVFGIPQTTVSDLNGKPLENTLLEPDILVYNTPEENLTNYDAQLKAAVNELMK, from the coding sequence ATGAAATTTTTACGATTTATCTTGGCTGTGATTACTTGTGTCATGGTCGGCACTTCTGTATGGGCTCAGACGATATCGCCTTCTTGGGTACGATATACGGCACTCAGTCCTAAGGGCGATGTGATCGCCTTCTCCTATAAGGGGGATATCTTTACAGTTCCTGTCGGTGGAGGTCTGGCTTCCCAGATAACATCTAATCCAGCCTACGAGAAAAGTCCAGTCTGGAGTCCTGATGGCGAAACATTAGCATTTGCTTCAGACAGAGAGGGCAACTTTAATGTCTATATCACCTCTAAGTTAGGTGGTAAGGCGACTAGACTTACATACAATAGTAGGAATCAAGTCCCAGTCGCATTTAATGGTAATGACAAGGTGATTTATGATGCTAATATTCGTCCTGATGTGAACATGGGGCTTTTCCCATCTGGTACTTTCTCTCAGCTATATTCTCAGGATGTCAAGGGTGGTCGTCCTGAAGTCTTCTCTGCTTGGTCTATGGTGGATCCATCTATAGGAGCTGATGGTAGAATCCTTTTCACAGACATCAAAGGGTACGAAGATCAATTCCGTAAACATCACACTAGTTCGATTACTCGCGATATTTGGATGTTCACCCCTTCGAAAGATGGTGTAGGTACTTATAAAAAATTGACTAGCTTCAATGGCGAGGATAGAAATGCCCTCTGGTTACCTGGTCAGAAAGAGTATCTCTATACTAGTGAACAAGATGGTACACTTAATATATATAAAGGATCAATTGATGGTGGAGCTCCTCAACAATTGACCACATTCACCAAGCACCCAGTACGCTATATGAGTATGGATGACAGGGGTAATGTGGCATTCTCATGGAATGGTAAGCTCTATTATATGCCTCTAGGTGGCACTCCTAAGGAAGTCCCAGTAAGTATCATTGCTGACTATAATGATAGCGAAGTGGACTATAAAACTCTTACTAGAGGAGCAACTGACTATGAACTCTCTCCTAATGAAAAAGAGGTGGCTATCATTGTACGAGGTGATGTCTTCGTGACCAACATAGAATATGGTACAACGAAGCGTATCACTAACACTCCAGATCAAGAGCGAAGCCTTACTATCAGTCCTGATGGACGGAAGCTTGTATATGCAGCTGAGCGTGACGGCCAATGGAACCTATACATGACTGAGTTAGTTCGTAAGGATGATAAGCTCTTCTCTTACGCAGTAGATCTAAAGGAAACTCAGCTTACTGATAGTGAATTGCCTTCATTTCAGCCTGTATTTAGCCCTGATGGTAAGGAGATCGCATTCCTAAGAGATCGCTCTGCCATTTATGTACTCAACCTCGATACTAAGAAAGAGCGTAAGGTGATGGATAAGAAGTTTAACTACTCTTATTCTGATGGAGACCAAGATTTTGCGTGGAGTCCTGATGGAAAATGGATTATTACAGAGTACATTGGTGTTGGTGGCTGGAATAATAAGGATGTCGCTATTATCAAGGCTGATGGTAGTGAAACAGCACATAATCTAACCGAAAGTGGATACTCCGAAGGTAGTGGTCGCTTTGTGATGGATGGCAACGCCATCGTCTTTATGTCTGATCGTGCTGGGTACCGTAGCCATGGTAGTTGGGGTTCTGAGTACGACCTCTATATGATGTTCTTAGATCAAGAAGCTTACGACCAATTCATGTTGGATAAGGAGGAGCGAGAGATCTTTAAGGATGATGAGGAGAAAGATGAAGATAAAGATTCAGAAAAGAAAGATAAAAAGGGAAAGAAAGATAAGAAAGAGGAAGCTAAGAAAGTAGCACCACTGAAATTTGAGTTGGATAATCGGGATAATAGAACTGTTAGATTAACCCGTACCAGCGGTCGCCAAAGTGACTTTGTGATGTCTTCTAAGGGTGATAAGCTCTATTACTTGGCTTACTTTGATAACTCTACTAATCTCTATAGCTTTGATCTCGCTGAGAAGAAGACTGAGTTAATGCTTGAGGATGTGGGATCGGGCAGCCTTGAATTAGGCAAAGATGACAAGACTCTTTATTTATTCTCATATCGTGGTGCTAAAAAGATTGAGGGTAAGAAGCAGACTCCAATTAACTTTGCAGCTAGGTTTGAACACCAAGCAGCAAAAGAGCGTGAGTACATCTTTGATCACGTTGTAAAGCAGACTGAGAATAAGTTTTATGACAAAAATATGCATGGCGTTGATTGGCAAGGTTATGCTAAAGCTTATCGTGAATTCCTTCCACATATCAATAATAATTATGACTTTGCTGAGCTCCTTTCAGAGCTGCTGGGTGAGCTAAATGCCTCTCATACTGGAGCTAGATATAGTGGCTCAAGTGCTAAGCTAGCTACAGCTTCTCTTGGGTTATTTTATGATGAGAGCTATCAAGGCGAAGGTGTTAAGATTGCCGAGGTGATGAAGGGAGGCCCAATGGATAAGGCTAAGTCTATCGCCAAACCGGGTGTGATTATTCTCAAAGTTAATGGAGAGGTTATTGCTGAAGATAAGCCTCTAGAGTTTTATCTCAATGGTATGGTTAATCGTTGGGTGCAACTGACATTGAAGGATACCAATGGCAAAGAGGTTGAGGAATTAGTACGCCCAATCTCTGTAGGTGGTGAAAATAATCTTCTGTATCGCAGATGGGTCGCTCAGCGTGAAGAGATGGTTCAGAAGTGGAGTGATGGCAAGATAGCTTATGTCCATGTTAGAGGGATGGATAGTGGCTCATTCCGTAGTGTGTTCAAAGATCTATTAGGAAAGTATCGTCATTGTGATGCCGTCATAGTAGATACCCGTTTTAATGGTGGAGGATGGTTGCATGAGGATCTTGTGATCTTACTAACAGGTAAGGAATACAGCCGCTTTACTCCAAGAGGACAGTACATAGGTAGTGACCCATTCGGACAGTGGAATAAACCATCTGCCGTTCTGATGAGCGAAGGTAACTACTCTAATGCTCATGGCTTCCCATGGGTTTATAAGACTCTAGGTATTGGTAAGCTGATCGGTGCTCCAGTTCCTGGAACTATGACCGCTGTATGGTGGGAAACTCAGGTGGATCCAAGCATCGTATTCGGTATTCCACAGACTACAGTAAGTGATCTAAATGGTAAGCCATTAGAGAATACTCTACTCGAACCAGATATTTTAGTTTATAATACTCCGGAAGAAAATCTTACTAATTATGATGCCCAGCTCAAAGCAGCTGTGAATGAATTGATGAAGTAA